One window from the genome of Salvelinus sp. IW2-2015 linkage group LG30, ASM291031v2, whole genome shotgun sequence encodes:
- the LOC111955355 gene encoding protein RD3-like, protein MASWFGWSGEPDYRSPRRDPSYVVTDTLMLELSWQLKEAERMQRERDNEYRRLQTGVDYTWLVNTPRNTYDVSAGERLGLEDLCSKVHPSYCGTVILRFRQVVTENEPEMQEVSALFRSVILEALDRLREEQEAQRLSRQWNNKRAMSMSLMNFKSRIKINPFGSTVGLTSTRGEGELKTVSEDVEKALEDRADRAQRVRSMPHFRHKGLYTTKAI, encoded by the exons ATGGCCTCGTGGTTCGGTTGGAGCGGCGAGCCGGACTACCGGAGTCCACGGCGGGACCCATCTTACGTGGTCACAGACACCCTGATGCTGGAGCTCAGCTGGCAGctgaaggaggcagagaggatgcAGCGTGAGAGGGACAACGAGTATCGGCGCCTTCAGACAGGCGTGGACTACACCTGGCTGGTCAACACGCCACGCAACACCTACGATGTGTCGGCTGGCGAGAGGCTGGGCCTGGAGGACCTGTGCTCCAAGGTGCATCCGTCCTACTGTGGAACTGTCATACTGAG GTTCCGCCAGGTGGTGACTGAGAACGAGCCAGAGATGCAGGAGGTGTCGGCCCTTTTCCGCTCTGTCATCCTCGAGGCCCTGGACCGCCTGAGGGAGGAGCAGGAGGCACAGCGGCTCTCGCGCCAGTGGAACAACAAGCGTGCCATGAGCATGTCTCTCATGAACTTCAAGTCGCGCATCAAAATTAACCCCTTTGGCAGCACAGTGGGCCTGACCTCGACCAGGGGGGAGGGCGAGCTGAAGACGGTGTCGGAAGACGTGGAGAAGGCGCTGGAAGACAGGGCTGACAGGGCCCAGAGGGTTAGGAGCATGCCTCACTTCAGACACAAAGGGCTTTACACTACCAAGGCCATCTGA